A DNA window from Melanotaenia boesemani isolate fMelBoe1 chromosome 6, fMelBoe1.pri, whole genome shotgun sequence contains the following coding sequences:
- the preb gene encoding prolactin regulatory element-binding protein, with amino-acid sequence MRKRRVPDLYRAPFPLYSIKVDPTTGLVITAGGGGASKTGIKNAVHFLHLELVGEHQYSTSLLHSHDTDTRATMNMAVGNGVIAAGQDGTCCLMSYKLCTKKGRKHAQKDARDGVQQGSTRRRAVKGDKAEVDGAAESGDMSDTVDETAHITVTGLADLQSDLNPQDPLQKVVRFSPDMSLLLTGGTDGHIRVWEFPSLKKKFDFRAHEGEIEDLTISPENKHLVTVGRDFSCCVWSGDQLAMGLNWNETMPHIAEKSYRYLACRFGRVEDQKDALRLYTVQIPHKRERKPVPCYLTKWDGKSFLPMLTSPCGAEVISSLAISDSGTFLGLGTVTGSVAIYIAFSLQKLYYVQESHGIVVTDLAFLPGSLRGRNIKGNNETAMLSVAVDSRCQVHAIPNQRYFPVWLVLFFCGLMVVAAILLLQHLFPGFI; translated from the exons atgaggaagaggagggtgcCGGATCTGTACAGAGCCCCCTTTCCATTATACAGCATTAAAGTGGACCCCACCACAGGGCTGGTGATCACAGCAGGAGGAGGGGGCGCCTCTAAGACCGGCATAAAGAATGCTGTG CACTTCCTGCATCTGGAGCTGGTTGGAGAACACCAGTACAGCACCAGTCTCCTTCACTCCCATGATACCGACACCCGTGCTACAATGAACATGGCTGTGGGTAACGGTGTGATTGCTGCAGGCCAGGACGGGACCTGCTGCCTCATGTCTTATAAACTCTGcacaaagaaaggaagaaaacatgcacaaaaagatG CCAGGGACGGCGTGCAGCAAGGTAGCACCCGGCGACGAGCTGTGAAAGGAGACAAAGCTGAGGTGGATGGAGCTGCTGAATCTGGAGATATGTCAGATACCGTGGATGAGACGGCTCACATCACAGTGACCGGACTCGCTGACCTTCAGTCGGACCTGAACCCACAGGACCCGCTCCAGAAAGTAGTACGGTTCAGTCCTGACATGAGTCTTCTGCTGACGGGAGGTACTGACGGACACATCCGAGTCTGGGAG TTTCCCTCCCTAAAGAAGAAGTTTGACTTTAGGGCACATGAAGGAGAGATTGAAGACTTGACCATCAGCCCAGAGAATAAG CACCTGGTGACTGTTGGCAGAGATTTTTCCTGCTGTGTATGGAGCGGTGACCAGTTGGCTATGGGTCTGAACTGGAATGAAACCATGCCTCATATAGCTGAAAAGTCTTATCGATACCTGGCTTGCAG GTTTGGAAGGGTGGAGGACCAAAAAGATGCTCTGAGGCTCTACACGGTTCAGATCCCCCACAAGCGAGAACGGAAACCTGTTCCCTGTTATCTCACAAAGTGGGATGGGAAGAGCTTCCTGCCCATGCTCACTTCTCCCTGTGGGGCTGAGGTTATCTCCAGTCTGGCCATCAG CGACTCTGGGACATTTCTTGGCCTTGGAACTGTGACCGGATCAGTAGCAATCTACATCGCTTTCTCCCTACAG AAGTTGTATTACGTTCAGGAGTCCCACGGCATCGTTGTGACAGATTTGGCCTTCCTGCCTGGCTCCCTGAGAGGCAGAAACATTAAAGGGAACAATGAAACAGCCATGTTGAGTGTAGCTGTGGACAGTCGCTGTCAAGTTCATGCTATACCTAACCAAA GATACTTCCCAGTCTGGCTGGTGCTGTTCTTCTGTGGCCTTATGGTGGTGGCAGCGATCCTTCTTCTACAGCACCTCTTTCcaggatttatttaa
- the popdc3 gene encoding popeye domain-containing protein 3, producing MELAELEAMNLTVDASSAQPFCEEWRDGTEGSVFHLSHIFLVLGFMGGSGFYGRLYMFSFLTLGFFCASLWAWSDPCTTDSFLWSFALFGVCLGQAVYVAYRLRSLSFDKDLQDLYNCLFKRLGVSLAQFGKIAASSDAEVLMLEKDHCFAVEGKTAIDKLSVLLSGRVRVTVNGEFLHYIYPFQFLDSPEWDSLRPSEEGVFQVTLRADSPCRYIAWRRKKLYLLFANHRYIARIFALVVRNDIAEKLFSLNDKTFDKSGHRYDLRLPSCWHIPGTDLDQSHDVLQVPVQGGKG from the exons ATGGAGCTAGCGGAGCTGGAAGCCATGAATTTGACGGTGGACGCGTCTTCAGCGCAGCCTTTCTGTGAGGAGTGGAGGGACGGCACCGAAGGCTCCGTGTTCCACCTCTCCCACATCTTCCTGGTCCTCGGCTTCATGGGCGGCAGCGGCTTTTACGGGCGTCTTTACATGTTTAGCTTCCTGACTCTGGGCTTCTTCTGCGCCTCTCTGTGGGCATGGTCGGACCCCTGCACCACTGACTCGTTCCTGTGGAGCTTTGCGCTCTTCGGGGTGTGTTTAGGTCAGGCTGTGTACGTTGCCTACAGGCTGAGGAGCCTCTCCTTCGACAAAGATTTGCAGGATCTTTACAACTGCCTGTTTAAAAGACTCGGAGTGTCGCTCGCGCAGTTTGGGAAGATTGCAGCGTCTAGTGATGCAGAGGTTCTCATGTTGGAGAAGGACCACTGCTTTGCTGTGGAAGGAAAAACGGCCATAGACAAGCTGTCCGTCTTGCTGTCTGGCAG AGTCCGTGTGACCGTTAATGGAGAGTTCCTTCATTATATCTACCCTTTTCAGTTTCTGGATTCACCTGAATGGGACTCTCTGAGGCCGTCAGAGGAGGGTGTTTTCCAG GTGACCCTGCGTGCCGACAGCCCCTGTCGATATATAGCATGGAGAAGGAAGAAACTCTACCTGCTCTTTGCTAATCATCGGTACATTGCTAGGATCTTTGCGCTGGTTGTGCGCAACGACATTGCCGAGAAGTTGTTCTCACTGAATGACAAGACATTTGATAAGTCAGGACACCGCTATGATCTCCGCTTACCCAGCTGCTGGCACATACCAGGGACAGATTTAGACCAGTCACATGATGTCCTGCAAGTGCCTGTGCAGGGTGGAAAGGGCTGa
- the bves gene encoding blood vessel epicardial substance isoform X2: MSSTPDLPSTIFTLLAAPTPTPGTVEANVTSCQDWEQSHHLLFHLGNMSLLLGLLIPTTLGLHMILLRLLLMTGCSLFIAWATLYRCNLDVMVWNVVFLVVNFMHLFFLLYKRRPIKIDRELRSVYKRMFEPLHVQEALFQRLTGQFCTIQTLKKDQAYAAEDKTSVDERLSILLKGKMKVSYRGHFLHNIYTNSFIDSPEFRSTQMHRGEKFQVSIVAEENCKFLCWSRERLTYFLESDTFLNEVFRYLIGKDITNKLYSLNDPTLSDKAVKKMDRQPSLCSQLSMMQMRNSMASTSDTDDVLNQILRGGSAGSSLPVTTPSD, translated from the exons ATGTCCTCCACCCCTGATCTACCATCCACCATCTTCACGCTGCTCGCCGCCCCCACCCCAACTCCAGGGACAGTGGAGGCCAATGTGACCTCCTGCCAGGACTGGGAGCAGTcccaccacctcctcttccATCTGGGGAACATGTCCCTGCTGCTGGGCTTGCTCATCCCCACCACTCTGGGTCTGCACATGATCCTTCTGCGCCTCCTCCTGATGACAG GATGCAGTCTTTTCATCGCCTGGGCAACTCTGTACCGGTGCAACCTGGACGTGATGGTGTGGAACGTGGTCTTCCTGGTGGTCAACTTTATGCACTTGTTCTTCCTTTTGTACAAGCGTAGGCCG ATTAAGATCGACAGGGAGCTGCGCTCTGTCTACAAGCGGATGTTTGAGCCTCTCCATGTGCAGGAAGCATTGTTTCAGCGGCTAACAGGACAGTTTTGCACCATCCAGACTCTGAAGAAAGACCAGGCCTATGCTGCTGAGGACAAGACGTCTGTGGATGAACGCCTCAGCATTCTCCTCAAAGGAAA GATGAAGGTTTCCTACAGAGGTCACTTCCTCCACAACATCTACACCAACTCATTCATTGACTCTCCGGAGTTCAGGTCCACTCAGATGCACAGAGGAGAGAAGTTCCAG GTGAGCATTGTGGCTGAGGAGAACTGTAAGTTCTTGTGTTGGTCTCGTGAGAGGCTCACTTACTTTCTGGAATCAGACACTTTCCTCAATGAGGTGTTCAGGTACCTCATCGGTAAAGACATCACCAATAAGCTGTACTCTCTGAACGACCCCACGCTCAGCGACAAG GCGGTAAAGAAGATGGACCGTCAGCCCAGTCTGTGCTCCCAGCTGTCCATGATGCAGATGAGGAATAGCATGGCCAGCACCAGCGACACGGATGACGTCCTGAACCAGATCCTACGAGGAGGTTCTGCTGGATCTTCTCTCC CTGTGACTACTCCCTCAGACTGA